In one window of Vigna radiata var. radiata cultivar VC1973A unplaced genomic scaffold, Vradiata_ver6 scaffold_247, whole genome shotgun sequence DNA:
- the LOC106778234 gene encoding glycine-rich protein DOT1-like produces MVLGLLVSVVVAVVVTVVVVVAVASGGGSGGGDDDNGGGGNGGSGCGGAGCSGDGCGRSGSGEGGGGSCTGGGVGGGSGGVGSGGSGGCDEGGCGGGGGGGGRTVVVMVVVEATTVVVVVMMVTTVVATMVVVIGGGGGSNGCSACGCGGGGGGDSGGGACNNGYGGGGGSGGDGGGGEGCGGDGRAGGWGSGGGGDGGDGSGSGGVAVAATEFMVGLCWRRWRGRGRGGVGGGGGSGGDGGGIGGSGGDDDGVVAVVVMVVVVDMAVAATCGGGGDDGSGGGGGGGGGCGCVGCGGDGCGRSGSGSGSGGGGGGSGGGLKILHLTNPSPLIYCWAVLSKLLPKLAFSIDDAAAGRLVAVKMLMLG; encoded by the exons ATGGTGTTAGGCCTTCTTGTATCAGTGGTAGTGGCGGTGGTCGtgacggtggtggtggtagtggcgGTGGCTAG tggtggtggtagtggtggcgGCGATGACGACAATGGCGGCGGGGGTAATGGTGgtagtggttgtggtggtgCTGGATGTAGTGGTGATGGTTGTGGTCGTAGTGGCAGTGGCgaaggtggtggtggtagttgtactggtggtggtgttggtggtggtTCTGGTGGTGTTGGTAGTGGTGGCAGTGGCGGTTGTGACGAGGGTGGTTgcggtggtggtggcggcggcggtggtAGGACAGTGGTGGTGATGGTCGTGGTTGAGGCGACaacggtggtggtggttgtaATGATGGTTACAACGGTGGTGGCTACGATGGTGGTGGTTATTGGTGGGGGTGGTGGTAGTAATGGTTGTAGTGcttgtggttgtggtggtggtggtggcggtgatAGTGGCGGCGGTGCCTGTAACAATGGTTATGGTGGTGGGGGTGGTAGTGGCGgcgacggtggtggtggtgagggTTGCGGCGGCGACGGTAGGGCTGGTGGTTGGGGTAGCGGTGGCGGTGGGGATGGCGGTGATGGTAGTGGCAGTGGCGGTGTGGCAGTGGCAGCAACAGAATTTATGGTTGGGTTGTGTTGGCGGCGTTGGCGTGGTCGTGGTCGTGGTGGTGTTGGTGGAGGCGGTGGCAGCGGCGGCGACGGTGGTGGCATTGGTGGTAGCGGCGGTGACGATGACGGTGTGGTGGcagtggtggtgatggtggtggtagTGGATATGGCGGTGGCAGCGacgtg tggtggtggtggcgacgACGGCAGTggcggcggcggtggtggtggtggtggttgtggttgtgTTGGATGTGGTGGTGATGGTTGTGGTCGCAGTGGCAGTGGCAGTGGCAGCggcggcggcggtggtggtagtggtggcgGTTTAAAGATTTTACACTTAacaaatcccag CCCTTTAATTTATTGTTGGGCCGTGCTATCCAAGTTGCTGCCCAAACTTGCTTTTTCTATAGATGATGCAGCTGCTGGTAGGCTTGTTGCCGTGAAGATGTTGATGCTTGGATGA